One window from the genome of Pseudomonadota bacterium encodes:
- a CDS encoding DUF2062 domain-containing protein, translating to MFQRRKKKSWLSKSRDVLWPKMGWERLASYYQHRVGRLQGTPYMIAAGFASGAAVSFTPLMGFHFIIAIVLAFAIRGSLLAAMFGTAVGNPWTFPLIWWLIYKLGHFIIGENPALTGSGAGLPLHQIRDAPAEFFWPALVGSIPCAIIVWFVVFFPLRRLVKEYQARRRRRLARRAEKRAAKAEKEAGKLVAEITQHKKNRPSGSNKGGSA from the coding sequence ATGTTTCAACGACGCAAAAAGAAATCATGGCTGTCAAAGTCCAGAGATGTTCTCTGGCCTAAAATGGGATGGGAACGTCTTGCCTCCTATTATCAACACCGTGTCGGACGGCTGCAGGGCACACCCTATATGATTGCTGCAGGCTTCGCCTCGGGTGCCGCCGTCTCTTTTACGCCGCTGATGGGCTTTCATTTCATCATTGCCATTGTGCTGGCCTTTGCCATCCGCGGCTCGCTGCTGGCGGCAATGTTCGGCACGGCTGTCGGCAATCCCTGGACATTTCCGCTGATCTGGTGGCTGATTTACAAGCTCGGCCATTTCATCATAGGAGAGAATCCCGCCCTGACCGGCAGCGGCGCCGGTCTTCCCCTGCATCAGATCCGCGATGCGCCCGCCGAATTTTTCTGGCCGGCTCTGGTCGGCTCCATCCCTTGCGCGATTATCGTCTGGTTTGTTGTCTTTTTTCCGTTGCGCCGTCTGGTAAAGGAATATCAGGCACGACGACGACGACGCCTTGCACGCCGTGCTGAAAAACGCGCCGCCAAAGCCGAAAAAGAAGCAGGGAAACTGGTTGCGGAAATCACACAGCATAAAAAAAACCGTCCCTCCGGAAG